The Brassica napus cultivar Da-Ae chromosome C7, Da-Ae, whole genome shotgun sequence genomic interval TATTTATCTTTAAGAATACATATACTTTTCAAAATGAGGTGGGTCAGCTGACCCCCTACTCCCTTCTTACATCCGCCCCTGCTTATGTCTATTGTCTTTTCAAAACATATCTATATACAAAGGCCAACTTGTTCGTTGACTTTACTTATGACGCCTAGTTTATATAATATGCATGTACTTATTGAATCTTGCTATAACATTTAGCTTCAGAAAACTACGATTTCCAATTTAAAGCCTTGTTACGATTTCACCCTTCGGTTTTAGTTTTAGAAATATGATATAAAATGAATATACCATTCCCAAAAGCAACAACAACCCATACTTGTAAAAATAACTTTTTGCATTCCTTTACTTAGTTCTAGTGCTTCACGACCGTGTGTGACATACCGGACATCTCtatcaaatttttgaaaacgGTGAATGCATAATTAACTGTTTGTAAGTGCTCTTGACCCAAACACAGACAGTGAAACTGAGTTTCTTTGATATGAATACTAGCTTACGTACAGTCTTTTTAGTTTAAGAGTTGCTCTATTTCCGATACTTCTCCTTCCCACTCTCTTATCCTGTGATCAGCCATCGCAACCTAGATAACAAAACATATCGGTTTCATTCAGCTCGAACACCAAAgggttttattttgaaacaaaattataGATTATTTTCAATGCTGTTGAGTTTTACCTCTTTGTCCCAATTTGTCCTGCAGATCATCCACGTCAAGACTATTGTCTGAACCACAGTTCCCGTCAACATCCCACACCAGATTCCCTAATACATCAAAGATTTTGCAACATCGGTCTTTTAAGATCTGAACGTTTACGTTGTCAAaggttaaataaattaaatgctGATAAGCTTTGGGTATCATGTTTTACCTTTACACCAAAGTCGAGCTTGTATCCTAACAATAAACCAAATGGGATCCCAAACAAGTAATAGCATGCAATGTTAACATACGCCACCACTGCTTGCCATCCAGCTCCCACAGCCATTGGCGGAGGCAGAAAATATTTCTGTTGGGGGCAAAAAAAAAGGTATGgaagcaaaaaataattatgagtGGGGATATCATATAGATTGAGCTTTAAgttacactattttttttaatcttgttGGGTTCATTGCCCCCATGTTGTTGCATGTGGC includes:
- the LOC125589730 gene encoding protein DETOXIFICATION 29-like; translated protein: MAVGAGWQAVVAYVNIACYYLFGIPFGLLLGYKLDFGVKGIWCGMLTGTVVQTIVLTWMICRTNWDKEVAMADHRIREWEGEVSEIEQLLN